From Astyanax mexicanus isolate ESR-SI-001 chromosome 11, AstMex3_surface, whole genome shotgun sequence, the proteins below share one genomic window:
- the arl4cb gene encoding ADP-ribosylation factor-like 4Cb, whose translation MGNSFSNISAFQSLHIVMLGLDSAGKTTVLYRLKFNEFVNTVPTIGFNTEKIKLSNGAAKGISCHFWDVGGQEKLRPLWKSYSRCTDGIIYVVDSVDVDRLEEAKTELHKVTKFAENQGTPLLVIANKQDLPRSLPVADIEKQLALSELTPSTSYHVQPACAIIGEGLHEGMDKLYEMIVKRRKALKQKKKR comes from the coding sequence ATGGGCAACAGCTTTTCGAACATATCAGCGTTCCAGTCTCTCCACATTGTGATGCTCGGCCTAGACTCGGCTGGCAAGACCACCGTGCTGTACAGGCTCAAGTTCAACGAGTTCGTCAACACCGTGCCCACCATCGGCTTCAACACCGAGAAGATCAAGTTGAGCAACGGTGCCGCCAAGGGCATCAGCTGCCACTTCTGGGATGTGGGTGGCCAGGAGAAGCTGCGACCCCTCTGGAAGTCATACAGTCGCTGCACGGATGGCATCATCTACGTGGTGGACTCTGTGGATGTGGATCGCCTGGAGGAGGCTAAGACGGAGTTGCACAAGGTGACCAAGTTTGCGGAGAACCAGGGCACGCCATTGTTGGTCATCGCCAACAAGCAGGACCTGCCCAGGTCTCTACCAGTGGCCGACATCGAGAAGCAGTTGGCACTGAGTGAACTAACACCATCAACCTCGTACCACGTGCAGCCAGCTTGTGCCATTATTGGCGAGGGTCTGCACGAGGGCATGGACAAGTTATATGAAATGATCGTGAAGCGGCGGAAGGCCctcaagcagaagaagaagcgaTAA